One part of the Quercus lobata isolate SW786 chromosome 7, ValleyOak3.0 Primary Assembly, whole genome shotgun sequence genome encodes these proteins:
- the LOC115952610 gene encoding protein root UVB sensitive 5, translated as MSCTLRLSFPTLAFESSRKTRSNGRATPTQTPRHFHILCLASQPKLEEGEDADHVRGQGQPQVILVERYGNGTTKRYFLDEESQLQTFLEEDSLVTNGFQDLHASDTGLLWLPDTVKDFILPAGFPGSVSDDYFQYMLLQFPTNVTAWICHALVTSSLLKAVGVGSFSGTTAAASAAAIRWVSKDGLGAVGRLLIGGWFGNLFDDDPKQWRMYADFIGSAGSIFDLSTALYPAYFLPLASLGNLAKAVARGLKDPSNRVIQNHFAISGNLGEVSAKEEVWEVAAQLLGLALGILILETPGLVKAYPVLVLTWMSMRLLHLWLRYQSLSVLQFDTINLKRARMLVKSHVLHATVPGCVACNREEKILSWQRFMKPQITFGVSLEEMVVGMKSISTVKALLKLYANEQYILFVNQQHGDLEVFVSFKVGATSMSVLRSVWQTYWLHENWDNSNNVFHQLAQSILQMEDRFEDFIEQLNRAGWDMHQINLRVPKDITIDDSGPV; from the exons ATGTCTTGCACTCTGCGACTCTCGTTTCCAACGCTTGCTTTTGAATCTTCTAGAAAGACTAGGAGTAATGGGAGAGCAACACCAACACAAACTCCTCGCCATTTTCATATTCTGTGCTTAGCTTCGCAACCCAAACTTGAAGAAGGAGAAGACGCTGACCATGTCAG gGGTCAAGGCCAGCCGCAGGTGATATTGGTGGAGAGATATGGCAATGGGACCACTAAGAG GTACTTTTTAGATGAAGAGTCACAATTACAGACTTTCCTTGAGGAGGATAGTTTGGTAACTAATGGGTTCCAGGACTTGCATGCCTCTGACACTGGATTATTGTGGCTTCCAGACACTGTTAAAGATTTTATCTTACCTGCAGGATTCCCAG GATCTGTGTCAGATGATTACTTTCAGTACATGTTGTTACAGTTCCCTACCAATGTTACAGCCTGGATCTGCCACGCATTAGTCACGTCAAGTCTTCTTAAG GCTGTTGGTGTTGGCTCTTTCTCAGGAACTACTGCTGCTGCTTCTGCTGCTGCCATCAG ATGGGTGTCAAAGGATGGCCTTGGAGCTGTGGGACGCTTATTGATTG GTGGGTGGTTTGGAAATCTTTTTGATGATGATCCAAAGCAATGGCGCATGTATGCAGACTTCATTGGCAGTGCAGGAAG CATCTTCGATCTAAGTACCGCACTGTATCCTGCCTATTTTTTACCATTGGCATCTCTTGGAAATCTTGCAAAG GCTGTAGCAAGAGGACTAAAAGATCCTTCAAACCGTGTGATTCAAAACCATTTTGCAATCTCAGGAAATCTGGGAGAGGTTTCAGCCAAG gAGGAAGTTTGGGAAGTAGCAGCTCAGCTTCTTGGCCTTGCTCTGGGAATACTGATCCTG GAGACACCTGGCCTTGTCAAAGCATATCCAGTGTTGGTATTGACATGGATGAGCATGCGGCTTCTGCACCTTTGGTTACGTTATCAATCACTTTCAGTTCTACAATTTGACACA ATAAATCTCAAGCGTGCTCGTATGCTGGTAAAATCACATGTTTTACATGCTACTGTTCCAG GATGTGTTGCATGCAACAgggaagaaaaaattttatcatGGCAAAGATTCATGAAGCCACAGATTACATTCGGTGTATCCTTGGAGGAGATGGTTGTTGGAATGAAATCTATTTCCACG GTGAAGGCCCTCTTAAAACTATATGCAAATGAACAATATATTCTTTTCGTAAACCAACAGCATGGAGACTTGGAGGTCTTTGTCTCATTCAAG GTTGGAGCTACAAGCATGTCTGTCTTGCGTAGTGTCTGGCAGACTTATTGGCTACATGAGAACTGGGACAATTCCAATAATGTCTTCCATCAGCTTGCACAAAGCATATTGCAGATGGAAGATAGATTTGAGGATTTCATCGAACAGCTAAATAGAGCTGGATGGGATATGCATCAAATAAATTTGAGGGTCCCCAAGGACATCACCATTGATGATTCAGGTCCTGTTTGA